The sequence GAAAATTAAAATTAAAGCTTGGAATAAGGCACAGGTAGTGACGATGGGCACGTTTGTCATGCTTCTGATTTTAACAGTCTATGGATTTCTGACTTTCGATTACAAAGAACTTTCATTAATTGAAGCTATACCAGCAACGCTTCATAATTTGAAAGTCATGTTTTTACAGCCCGTACTCAGTCATTTTTCTTTAGGAGAGGCTGTTTTTCAAATAAGCTTAACGATAGGACTAGCTGTTTTATCGACCATTCTGGGTGCTGTACTCTCTTTGGTTATCGCTCTGTTCGCTGCTAAAAATTTATCGACGAAGGCTGTTTCAAATACGATTATCGTAGTGGTAGCATTTGTTCGTGCAGTGCCAACAGTATTATGGGTATTGATTTTTGCGATTGCCGCTGGACTTGGAAGCGAGGCAGCAATCATTGGCATGATTCTGCATACCGTAGCGTTTTTAGTAAAAGCATATGCGGAGTCATTTGAGGAATTAGACGATGGTATTTTGGAGGCGTTGCGAGCAAGTGGCGCGAATTGGTGGCATATTGTCACGCATGCCGTGATTCCTTCCACAGCCTCGTCCTTATTGTCTTGGACGTTTTTACGTTTTGAAACAAATTTCACGGTAGCAGTTGCAATGGGAGCTGCTGCAGGGGCGGGTGGAATTGGTTTTGAATTGTTCATGGCTTCAGGTTTTTACTTTGACCTGCGTGAAGTTGGGTTTATTACGTACGTGATATTGTTGGTGGCAATTGGACTCGAATTATTATCTACTCGATTGAAAACTCGCTATTTGAGCAGTTCGTCTGTGAAATAATGGGAGGAATTTGGTTAGGGGGAATGACTGATGGAGAAAAAAGTTGTCTTTTTTGACTTAGACGGAACATTGCTGAATGAAAATAAGGTCGTATTGGAGTCATCGAAAAAAGCAATTCGCGCTTTGCAGGACAAGGGTATCTACACGGCGATTTCGACAGGGCGTTCGCCTCTAATGTTTGATTGGCTTCTTGAAGAGCTGAATATCTCTTCCTACGTGTCGATGAATGGGCAGCATGTTATTTTTGAAGGGGAAGAAATTTATGCGAATCCAATGGATCCTGACATGATTCATGATTTGTCGACAATCGCCCAAAGAAACGGAGATGGACTCGCATATTCTAATCATCAAATGATAAAAGTAAATGCAGAGATGCACCCATTTATCTATCCGAGCTATGAAGGTTTGCGACTCGATTATCCATTGGTGGAAATGGACTTTTATAAACACTCGCCTGTATATCAAGTCCAGCTCTATTGTGAACGTAAGGATACGCAAATGTATATACAGCGCTACGCAGATTATACGTTCATTGATTGGGGAGATTATGGATCCGACGTACTGCCGAAGGGATCCTCTAAAGCGGTAGGTGTTCAAAAAATGCTGGAAAAGTTAGGGGTTCAGAAAGAGAATAGTTATGCCTTTGGCGATGGAACAAACGATTTTGAAATGCTGGCTTTTGTGGGAACGGGAATTGCGATGGAAAATGCAGTTCCAGAGCTAAAAGCGCAAGCTGATTTTGTGACAACTTCCTGTTCTGAAGATGGTATTTTAAACGGTTTGGTTAGTGTAGGCTTGTTGGAATCAAATATCTTCGAGAATGCATATAGTTAACCGTATCCACGAGCTTTTTTGAATGAATGCAAAGTGATAAATAACAATGAACCAGTCATCATCCATTGGATTAATGGATGATGACTGGTGTTTATCAATCGCGCCTCAGCGTGATTGCGTCCAGATTTTGAATTGCGCTTGCGCAATTAACTCCTTTCAAAATCTGTGACATCCGCCGGAGGCTTAACTTGATTCAGCAGGGGCTTGGACCTCCTCTGAATTTGAATACATATTTAACATTCATCCTACCACTTATGGAAGTGGAGAACTTATGCTGAAACAAGTTAAAAGATTCACGAGAATGTAACTATTGGAATGTGAAAAGTGCTAGATTTACAGGGAAAATATACTATAATAAGAGAAAAGAGAGAAGGAGAGATTTATGATGAAGAGACAAAAAAGTATCATCATTCCGGAAAACCCTATTTCTAGCTTTTTATTCAGTGATACGCGTTCTGCAGTTATTTGGTTATTTATAAGACTTTATGTCGGTTATGCATGGTTGACGGCAGGTTGGGGCAAAGTGCGAAGTGATGCGTGGACTGGTGAAAACGCAGGGGCTGCCATCAAAGGTTTTGTCTCAGGTGCAATTGCTAAGTCCCAAGAGGGCGGCGATGTGTCTAGCTGGTTTGCAACATTTTTAGAAAACGCCGTACTGCCGAATGCGAAAGTGTTTGGGTTTGTAGTCGCTTATGGTGAATTATTAGTAGGTTTAGGATTAATAGTAGGTTTATTAACAGGGATTGCAGCGTTTTTCGGTGCATTGATGAATGTCAGTTTCCTACTAGCTGGAACATTAAGTACAAATCCAATTTTGTTCATTTTGGCAACTTGGTTAGTACTCGCTTGGAAAGTGGCAGGCTGGTATGGTCTTGACCGCTTTGCGCTACCAAAACTAGGAACACCTTGGAAGAAGCCCAGTAGATAGTAGATAATAATTATAGGATTCGTCTCATCTCATTGAGGCGAATCCTATTTTAATGTTTTCTATATATGTTGAATTTATGATTGTGACATAATCCCCTAGCGCCGAGCGGATTTAGTAGGATTCTTTAGTTCAACTTATATAGTGCATTAAAAATGTCGTTTCATGTTATATCACATCGAAATTGGGGTAAATGGTGTATACTATTTATTACCTAAAGTAATCGGAAGAAGGAGATTAACATGAGTTCAAAATATGCAGATGACAGCTTAGCTTTACATACGGATCTTTATCAAATCAATATGGCGGAATCGTACTGGGCAGATGGTATCGGTAATCGGAAATCAGTGTTCGAATTATTTTTCAGAAGTTTACCGTTTGGCAATGGTTACGCGGTATTTGCGGGGCTTGAAAGAGTCCTCGATTTTTTGCGGAATCTTCATTTCAGCGATAGTGATTTGGCGTATTTAAAGGATGAGCTCGGCTATGAAGAGGACTTTATTGGTTATTTGAAAGAACTACGTTTCACAGGTGATGTCTATTCGATGGTAGAAGGGGAATTGGTTTTTGCGAACGAGCCCATCATGAGGATAGAAGCACCACTTATCCAAGCACAGCTTATTGAAACAGCACTTTTAAACATTGTTAATTATCAAACACTCATTGCAACAAAAGCGAGTCGTATTAAACAAGTCGTGAAGGATGAAGTGGTCATGGAATTTGGGACACGTCGTGCACATGAAATGGATGCAGCAATTTGGGGTGCACGTGCGAC comes from Sporosarcina sp. FSL K6-3457 and encodes:
- a CDS encoding DoxX family protein, with product MMKRQKSIIIPENPISSFLFSDTRSAVIWLFIRLYVGYAWLTAGWGKVRSDAWTGENAGAAIKGFVSGAIAKSQEGGDVSSWFATFLENAVLPNAKVFGFVVAYGELLVGLGLIVGLLTGIAAFFGALMNVSFLLAGTLSTNPILFILATWLVLAWKVAGWYGLDRFALPKLGTPWKKPSR
- a CDS encoding Cof-type HAD-IIB family hydrolase, coding for MEKKVVFFDLDGTLLNENKVVLESSKKAIRALQDKGIYTAISTGRSPLMFDWLLEELNISSYVSMNGQHVIFEGEEIYANPMDPDMIHDLSTIAQRNGDGLAYSNHQMIKVNAEMHPFIYPSYEGLRLDYPLVEMDFYKHSPVYQVQLYCERKDTQMYIQRYADYTFIDWGDYGSDVLPKGSSKAVGVQKMLEKLGVQKENSYAFGDGTNDFEMLAFVGTGIAMENAVPELKAQADFVTTSCSEDGILNGLVSVGLLESNIFENAYS
- a CDS encoding ABC transporter permease subunit, translating into MTVAKSDLIFDLKRNHAGKIKIKAWNKAQVVTMGTFVMLLILTVYGFLTFDYKELSLIEAIPATLHNLKVMFLQPVLSHFSLGEAVFQISLTIGLAVLSTILGAVLSLVIALFAAKNLSTKAVSNTIIVVVAFVRAVPTVLWVLIFAIAAGLGSEAAIIGMILHTVAFLVKAYAESFEELDDGILEALRASGANWWHIVTHAVIPSTASSLLSWTFLRFETNFTVAVAMGAAAGAGGIGFELFMASGFYFDLREVGFITYVILLVAIGLELLSTRLKTRYLSSSSVK